A window of the Streptomyces finlayi genome harbors these coding sequences:
- a CDS encoding glutamyl-tRNA reductase, with product MSLLVVGLSHRSAPVSVLERASLAAEIQAKLLQDTLAAEPATEAAVLATCNRIELYADVDKFHAGVAELSTLLAQHSGVGLDELTPYLYVHYEDRAVHHLFSVACGLDSMVVGEGQILGQIKDALALGQEHHTAGRLLNDLFQQALRVGKRAHSETGIDRAGQSLVTFGLQQLADGADVTDWAGGKRALVIGAGSMSSLAAATLARTGVAEIVVANRTRARADRLVEILGQGGTAARAVEMAAVSGELTRADVVVSCTGATGLVLTAEAVAEALGVAFDAAAEAPAAPFAATAELDQHAVWVENGSATAPERTVRRATVPAQNSGPARLALLDLAMPRDIDGATHRIDGVRLVDIESLAEASADAPMAVDVDQVRTIVADEVAAFGAAQRAAHITPTVVALRTMAADVVAGEIARLDGRLPDLDDKQRAEITQTVRRVVDKLLHAPTVRVKQLASEPGGAGYADALRELFDLDPQTVAAVSRADLNDPNRGRS from the coding sequence ATGAGCCTCCTCGTCGTAGGTCTGAGCCATCGCAGCGCCCCCGTCTCCGTACTGGAGCGGGCCTCGCTGGCCGCCGAGATCCAGGCCAAGCTGTTGCAGGACACCCTCGCCGCGGAGCCCGCGACCGAGGCGGCCGTCCTGGCGACCTGCAACCGCATCGAGCTGTACGCCGACGTGGACAAGTTCCACGCGGGCGTCGCCGAGCTGTCCACGCTGCTCGCCCAGCACAGCGGGGTCGGTCTCGACGAGCTCACTCCCTATCTCTATGTGCACTACGAGGACCGGGCCGTCCACCACCTCTTCTCGGTGGCCTGCGGCCTCGACTCGATGGTCGTCGGCGAGGGCCAGATCCTCGGCCAGATCAAGGACGCGCTCGCGCTGGGGCAGGAGCACCACACCGCCGGCCGTCTGCTGAACGACCTCTTCCAGCAGGCCCTGCGGGTCGGCAAGCGCGCGCACAGCGAGACCGGGATCGACCGGGCCGGGCAGTCGCTCGTCACCTTCGGTCTCCAGCAGCTGGCCGACGGTGCGGACGTCACCGACTGGGCGGGCGGCAAGCGCGCCCTGGTGATCGGCGCCGGCTCGATGTCCTCGCTGGCCGCCGCCACCCTGGCCCGTACCGGTGTCGCCGAGATCGTCGTCGCCAACCGGACCAGGGCCCGCGCCGACCGGCTCGTCGAGATCCTCGGGCAGGGCGGTACCGCTGCCCGCGCCGTGGAAATGGCCGCGGTCTCCGGCGAACTGACACGTGCCGACGTCGTCGTCTCCTGCACCGGTGCGACGGGTCTCGTCCTGACCGCCGAGGCCGTCGCCGAGGCGCTCGGAGTGGCGTTCGACGCCGCAGCCGAGGCGCCCGCCGCGCCCTTCGCCGCCACCGCGGAGCTGGACCAGCACGCCGTGTGGGTGGAGAACGGTTCCGCCACGGCGCCGGAACGGACCGTCCGCCGGGCCACCGTGCCCGCCCAGAACTCCGGCCCCGCCCGGCTCGCCCTCCTCGACCTCGCCATGCCGCGCGACATCGACGGTGCGACCCACCGCATCGACGGTGTGCGTCTCGTCGACATCGAGTCGCTCGCCGAGGCGTCGGCGGACGCCCCGATGGCCGTCGATGTGGACCAGGTGCGCACCATCGTCGCCGACGAGGTCGCCGCCTTCGGCGCCGCCCAGCGCGCCGCCCACATCACCCCGACCGTCGTCGCCCTGCGCACCATGGCCGCCGATGTGGTGGCCGGCGAGATCGCGCGGCTCGACGGACGCCTCCCCGACCTGGACGACAAGCAGCGCGCAGAGATCACACAGACTGTGCGCCGCGTCGTCGACAAGCTCCTGCACGCGCCCACCGTGCGGGTCAAGCAGCTCGCCAGCGAGCCCGGCGGCGCCGGGTACGCCGATGCGCTGCGGGAACTCTTCGACCTTGACCCGCAGACGGTCGCCGCCGTCTCCCGGGCAGACCTGAACGACCCGAATAGAGGGCGGTCATGA
- the hemC gene encoding hydroxymethylbilane synthase, protein MTDNSSLGAPAPAPLRLGTRRSKLAMAQSGLVAEAVREVTGRAVELVEITTYGDTSKEHLAQIGGTGVFVAALREALLRGEVDFAVHSLKDLPTAQPEGLVLAAVPEREDPRDVLVARDGLTFEQLPSGARIGTGSPRRMAQLNAYARSHGLDIETVPIRGNVDTRIGFVRSGELDAVVLAAAGLSRLGRTGEVTDFLPVDTILPAPGQGALAIECAASSTDLAAALAELDDPYTRAAVTAERALLAALEAGCSAPVGALADLLADGQTVNELRLRGVVGSTDGSSLVQLSTTGPVPTSHDDAAALGRELAAEMLAKGAAGLMGERAL, encoded by the coding sequence ATGACCGACAACTCATCCCTGGGCGCGCCGGCCCCGGCGCCGCTCCGGCTGGGAACCCGCCGCAGCAAGCTCGCCATGGCGCAGTCCGGCCTGGTCGCAGAAGCGGTCAGGGAGGTGACCGGGCGTGCCGTCGAGCTCGTCGAGATCACCACGTACGGAGACACCTCCAAGGAGCACCTCGCGCAGATCGGCGGGACCGGCGTATTCGTCGCCGCTCTGCGGGAGGCGCTCCTGCGCGGCGAGGTGGACTTCGCGGTCCACTCGCTGAAGGACCTGCCGACGGCCCAGCCCGAAGGCCTCGTCCTGGCCGCGGTGCCGGAGCGCGAGGACCCGCGTGACGTGCTGGTGGCGCGGGACGGGCTGACCTTCGAGCAGCTGCCGTCCGGTGCCCGCATCGGCACCGGCTCGCCGCGCCGCATGGCGCAGCTCAACGCGTACGCCCGGTCCCACGGCCTCGACATCGAGACCGTGCCGATCCGGGGCAACGTCGATACGCGCATCGGATTCGTACGGAGCGGGGAGCTCGACGCGGTGGTACTCGCCGCCGCAGGGCTCAGCCGCCTCGGCCGGACCGGTGAGGTGACCGACTTCCTGCCGGTCGACACCATTCTTCCCGCTCCCGGTCAGGGAGCACTGGCGATCGAATGTGCTGCATCCAGCACGGACCTCGCCGCAGCGCTCGCCGAGCTCGACGACCCGTACACCCGGGCCGCCGTGACCGCCGAACGCGCCCTGCTCGCCGCCCTGGAGGCCGGCTGCTCCGCACCTGTGGGTGCGCTGGCCGACCTCCTGGCCGACGGACAGACTGTCAACGAACTGCGTCTGCGCGGGGTCGTCGGTTCGACCGACGGTTCCTCGCTGGTGCAGTTGTCCACCACCGGTCCCGTCCCCACGTCGCACGACGACGCGGCGGCCCTCGGTCGCGAGCTCGCGGCCGAGATGCTCGCCAAGGGTGCGGCCGGTCTTATGGGGGAGCGAGCACTTTGA
- a CDS encoding bifunctional uroporphyrinogen-III C-methyltransferase/uroporphyrinogen-III synthase, with translation MSPTGPAASDFPVLPAGHVTFLGAGPGDPGLLTLRAVEALASADVLVAEPHVLDIVRCHARAGVSTPELTVVDVSSTAVGVPVLRDAANLVMEAAKGGRRVVRAISGDPGLDGSGGAEMLACAAAGVPFEVVPGVANAVGVPAYAGVPLRDAQGADVRFVDARTASDRCWAEVGASDATAVVSTTLDSVAAAAGELVSAGRKPDTPLTVTIAGTTTRQRTWTATLGTIAQLFKQTKVLPSPDGHQPVIAVVGERSSAAQREQLAWFESKPMFGWNVLVPRTKEQAASLSDQLRSYGAVPHEVPTIAVEPPRTPQQMERAVKGLVTGRYEWIAFTSVNAVKAVREKFEEYGLDARAFAGIKVAAVGEQTAAALIDFGVKPDLVPSGEQSAAGLLEDWPPYDPVFDPIDRVFLPRADIATETLVAGLIELGWEVDDVTAYRTVRASPPPADTREAIKGGGFDAVLFTSSSTVRNLVGIAGKPHNVTVIACIGPATAKTAEEHGLRVDVLSPEPSVHKLAEALAAFGAQRRDAAKEAGDPVTRPSERRPGARRRRTTT, from the coding sequence TTGAGCCCCACCGGCCCCGCCGCATCCGATTTTCCTGTCCTGCCCGCAGGGCACGTCACCTTCCTCGGCGCCGGTCCCGGCGACCCGGGACTGCTGACTCTGCGCGCCGTCGAGGCGCTCGCGAGCGCGGACGTCCTTGTCGCGGAACCACACGTCCTCGACATCGTCCGCTGCCATGCGCGGGCAGGCGTAAGCACGCCTGAGCTGACGGTTGTTGACGTGTCGTCAACAGCCGTCGGGGTGCCCGTTCTCAGGGATGCGGCCAATCTTGTCATGGAGGCCGCCAAGGGCGGCAGGCGGGTCGTGCGAGCCATTTCGGGTGACCCCGGGCTGGACGGGTCCGGGGGCGCGGAGATGCTCGCCTGCGCCGCCGCCGGCGTGCCCTTCGAGGTCGTGCCCGGTGTCGCCAACGCCGTGGGCGTGCCCGCGTACGCCGGCGTGCCGCTGCGCGACGCGCAGGGCGCCGACGTCCGTTTCGTCGACGCGCGTACGGCTTCGGACCGCTGCTGGGCCGAGGTCGGCGCGAGCGACGCCACGGCCGTGGTGTCCACCACGCTCGACTCGGTGGCCGCAGCCGCCGGTGAGCTGGTCTCGGCGGGTCGCAAGCCCGACACCCCGCTGACCGTCACGATCGCCGGTACGACGACCCGCCAGCGGACCTGGACGGCGACGCTCGGCACGATCGCGCAGCTGTTCAAGCAGACGAAGGTGCTCCCGTCGCCCGACGGGCACCAGCCCGTCATAGCCGTGGTCGGCGAGCGCAGCTCCGCCGCCCAGCGCGAGCAGCTCGCGTGGTTCGAGTCCAAGCCGATGTTCGGCTGGAATGTGCTCGTGCCGCGCACCAAGGAGCAGGCGGCTTCGCTCTCCGACCAGCTGCGTTCCTACGGCGCGGTGCCGCACGAGGTGCCGACGATCGCCGTCGAGCCGCCGCGTACGCCCCAGCAGATGGAGCGCGCGGTCAAGGGCCTGGTCACGGGCCGCTACGAGTGGATCGCCTTCACGTCCGTCAACGCGGTGAAGGCCGTCCGGGAGAAGTTCGAGGAGTACGGGCTCGACGCCCGTGCCTTCGCCGGGATCAAGGTCGCGGCCGTCGGTGAGCAGACGGCCGCCGCGCTGATCGACTTCGGGGTGAAGCCGGACCTGGTGCCGTCCGGCGAGCAGTCCGCCGCCGGGCTGCTGGAGGACTGGCCGCCGTACGACCCGGTCTTCGACCCGATCGACCGTGTCTTCCTGCCGCGTGCCGACATCGCCACCGAGACCCTGGTGGCCGGGCTCATCGAGCTGGGCTGGGAGGTCGACGACGTCACCGCGTACCGCACGGTCCGCGCCTCGCCGCCGCCCGCCGACACGCGTGAGGCCATCAAGGGCGGCGGGTTCGACGCGGTGCTGTTCACCTCGTCGTCCACCGTGCGCAACCTCGTCGGTATCGCGGGCAAGCCGCACAACGTGACGGTGATCGCGTGCATCGGCCCGGCCACGGCGAAGACCGCCGAGGAGCACGGCCTGCGGGTCGACGTGCTGTCCCCGGAGCCCTCGGTGCACAAGCTGGCCGAGGCGCTTGCGGCGTTCGGCGCGCAGCGCCGGGACGCGGCCAAGGAGGCCGGTGACCCGGTGACCCGGCCGAGCGAGCGGCGTCCGGGTGCCCGGAGGCGTCGTACGACGACCTGA
- the hemB gene encoding porphobilinogen synthase encodes MTVYGNFPGSRPRRLRTTPVMRRMVAETRLHPANLILPAFVREGIAAPVPISAMPGVQQHTLDTLRKAAVDAVAAGVSGIMLFGVPLDEKKDATGTAGTDPEGILQIALRAVREEVGDDLVVMSDLCLDEYTDHGHCGVLTEDGRVDNDATLERYAEMSQVQADAGAHVVGPSGMMDGQVGVIRDALDQTGHEDVSILAYTAKYSSAFYGPFREAVGSSLKGDRKTYQQDPANTRESMRELALDLDEGADMVMVKPAGPYLDILAKVAESVDVPVAAYQISGEYAMIEAAAERGWIDRDAAILESLTGIRRAGAQMILTYWATEVAQRLGR; translated from the coding sequence ATGACTGTGTACGGAAACTTCCCCGGCTCCCGCCCCCGGCGGCTGCGGACGACGCCCGTGATGCGGCGCATGGTCGCCGAGACCCGGCTCCACCCGGCGAACCTGATCCTGCCCGCGTTCGTACGCGAGGGCATCGCCGCGCCTGTCCCGATCTCGGCCATGCCCGGTGTGCAGCAGCACACCCTGGACACCCTGCGGAAGGCCGCCGTCGACGCGGTCGCGGCCGGTGTCTCGGGGATCATGCTCTTCGGTGTCCCGCTGGACGAGAAGAAGGACGCCACGGGCACAGCGGGCACCGACCCGGAGGGGATTCTGCAGATCGCGCTGCGGGCGGTGCGGGAAGAGGTGGGCGACGACCTCGTGGTCATGTCAGACCTCTGTCTGGACGAGTACACCGACCACGGGCACTGCGGCGTGCTGACGGAGGACGGGCGGGTCGACAACGACGCCACGCTGGAGCGGTACGCCGAGATGTCGCAGGTCCAGGCGGACGCGGGCGCCCATGTGGTCGGCCCCAGCGGCATGATGGACGGCCAGGTCGGCGTCATCCGTGACGCGCTGGACCAGACCGGGCACGAGGACGTGTCGATCCTCGCCTACACCGCGAAGTACTCGTCCGCGTTCTACGGGCCGTTCCGTGAGGCGGTCGGTTCCTCGCTCAAGGGCGACCGCAAGACGTACCAGCAGGACCCGGCGAACACCCGCGAGTCCATGCGCGAGCTGGCGCTCGACCTCGACGAGGGTGCCGACATGGTCATGGTCAAGCCGGCCGGACCGTACCTCGACATCCTGGCGAAGGTCGCGGAGTCGGTGGACGTGCCGGTGGCCGCGTACCAGATCAGTGGTGAGTACGCGATGATCGAGGCCGCCGCGGAGCGGGGCTGGATCGACCGGGACGCCGCGATCCTGGAGAGCCTGACGGGGATCCGGCGGGCGGGTGCGCAGATGATCCTGACGTACTGGGCTACCGAGGTCGCGCAGCGGCTGGGGCGCTGA
- a CDS encoding Abi family protein produces MTESSEEQLVEAISPERFQPFLEECHGDVVVALRLYAWDAEAARALHSPLRDLEVSLRNRIHRQLTGRFGQSDWWNLRRAEPNRWAMEDIRDAEARLARRGNGAAPCDVVATLSFGFWVGLLSRGGHGNYDMKYWNPALRHCFKGVRRQDLHDRLEVMRTLRNRIAHHERVSHRHLEEDFRTAIELTALVAPELAARHEKYSRVPAVLARKARVLSGEEEIVL; encoded by the coding sequence ATGACGGAGAGCAGTGAGGAGCAGTTAGTCGAGGCCATCTCTCCGGAGCGGTTCCAGCCGTTCCTGGAGGAGTGCCACGGCGACGTGGTGGTGGCGCTGCGCCTGTACGCCTGGGACGCGGAGGCGGCCCGGGCGCTGCACAGCCCTCTGCGTGACCTGGAGGTGAGCCTGCGCAACAGGATTCACCGCCAGCTCACCGGCAGGTTCGGCCAGAGCGACTGGTGGAACCTGCGGCGGGCGGAGCCCAACCGCTGGGCCATGGAGGACATCCGTGACGCCGAGGCCCGGCTGGCGCGACGCGGAAACGGCGCCGCCCCGTGCGATGTCGTCGCCACGCTGTCGTTCGGCTTCTGGGTAGGGCTGCTCAGCAGGGGCGGCCACGGCAACTACGACATGAAGTACTGGAACCCGGCGTTGCGGCACTGCTTCAAGGGAGTGCGGCGCCAGGACCTGCACGACCGGCTGGAGGTCATGCGGACTCTGCGCAACCGCATCGCGCACCACGAGCGGGTCTCGCACCGCCACCTGGAAGAGGACTTCCGTACGGCCATCGAGCTGACGGCCCTCGTCGCTCCCGAGCTGGCGGCGCGCCACGAGAAGTACAGCCGGGTCCCTGCGGTCCTGGCCCGCAAGGCCCGGGTTCTCTCGGGTGAGGAGGAGATTGTGCTGTGA
- a CDS encoding N-6 DNA methylase, translating into MTELRRYEPVTLGEIKELAEVGRPTVSNWRRRHASFPDAIGGTESKPLFDAEEIGKWLDERPVPTSEPQPDGTLPTYGARFRDGLRLRRLVTLAHGTLGADELIVQALAVAAMEGEGGGSIEESLPASLLPDFDRADSELVRTVRDLVAELGSAGAAAEAVLQLAGRLESDLAMDATPRPVVELIDALAGPVLSVAEPTAVLNLCAGTGDVLLALDADDGENRVAAVESDPVRRKVLEYRLLAHWAAGEILVCAEPWELDELRPRAEWSLVPGAADPAASSFPDGDFVVADPPYASGEHERDEEGPLRWAWETIRRLGPEGQGLVVVPSWTLSRPRGGVVTANARMREDLFKLGAVEAIVQLPRRIHTFRTGAEHALLVLRGEARRSREAAQVLLIDADRLARRVGDAWPENVVGLLRSKETPVSQEAQWMPTAARSGSPSLLDGRSVLPAHRLASPEKGLDHFAATVEARQSAFAALPHLKQWIGDLGVGKREHRAEHFKIGGQLRAGQLRLLSGHRIRESDIGDAGVPVIGREEMLGALPIGERRIMLEDLAAYPQSLMTEQGDVFLLTEHGVRTQVDDAGGCVLLAPVQGLRIAAYRKYLMDLAEGETVRPERLWMRPHALARLLAAPRNQQRGSGSLVRRVSVKDMDLPQLPVEEIADLEAVLAETERHRTEVRRQLTALDMLAERLAAGVADGDLRLRKRSDPGPRV; encoded by the coding sequence GTGACGGAGCTACGGCGGTACGAGCCGGTCACCCTCGGCGAGATCAAGGAACTCGCCGAGGTCGGCCGGCCCACGGTCAGTAACTGGCGACGCAGGCACGCATCTTTTCCCGACGCGATCGGTGGCACCGAGAGCAAGCCTCTGTTCGACGCGGAGGAGATCGGGAAGTGGCTCGACGAGAGGCCGGTGCCCACTAGCGAGCCGCAACCGGACGGCACACTGCCGACCTACGGGGCGCGATTCCGCGACGGGCTCCGGCTGCGGAGGCTGGTGACTCTCGCACACGGGACACTCGGGGCCGACGAGCTGATCGTCCAGGCGCTGGCTGTCGCAGCGATGGAGGGGGAGGGCGGGGGCAGCATCGAGGAGAGCTTGCCTGCGAGCCTTCTGCCTGATTTCGACCGTGCGGATTCCGAGCTGGTACGTACCGTGCGCGATCTCGTCGCGGAGCTGGGGAGCGCCGGCGCGGCGGCTGAAGCGGTGCTCCAGCTGGCCGGCCGGCTTGAGTCCGACCTTGCGATGGACGCGACGCCTCGGCCGGTTGTCGAGCTGATCGACGCGCTCGCGGGGCCCGTTCTGTCGGTTGCGGAGCCGACGGCTGTGCTCAACCTGTGTGCCGGCACCGGAGACGTACTGCTTGCCCTCGATGCCGATGACGGCGAGAACCGTGTCGCCGCGGTGGAGTCCGACCCGGTGAGGCGGAAGGTACTGGAATACCGGCTGCTGGCGCATTGGGCCGCGGGAGAGATCTTGGTCTGCGCCGAGCCATGGGAGCTGGACGAGCTCCGTCCACGTGCCGAGTGGTCGCTGGTTCCGGGGGCCGCGGACCCGGCGGCATCGAGTTTTCCCGACGGGGACTTCGTGGTCGCCGATCCGCCGTACGCCTCGGGAGAGCACGAACGCGATGAGGAGGGTCCCCTGCGGTGGGCGTGGGAGACGATTCGGCGTCTGGGGCCGGAAGGCCAGGGGCTCGTGGTCGTTCCCTCCTGGACGCTCTCCCGCCCGCGTGGCGGAGTCGTGACGGCCAACGCGCGGATGCGTGAGGATCTGTTCAAGCTGGGTGCTGTCGAGGCGATCGTCCAACTGCCCCGCCGCATCCATACCTTCCGCACCGGCGCCGAGCACGCCCTGCTGGTGCTGCGAGGAGAAGCCCGGCGCTCGCGCGAAGCCGCTCAGGTGCTGCTGATCGATGCCGACCGCCTGGCTCGCAGGGTCGGCGATGCCTGGCCGGAGAATGTCGTGGGGCTGCTGCGGAGCAAGGAGACTCCGGTGTCCCAGGAGGCGCAGTGGATGCCGACGGCCGCCCGCTCCGGCAGCCCATCCCTGTTGGACGGGCGTTCCGTGCTGCCCGCGCATCGGCTCGCGTCCCCGGAGAAGGGCCTTGATCATTTCGCGGCGACAGTGGAGGCACGACAGAGCGCCTTCGCGGCACTGCCCCATCTGAAGCAGTGGATCGGCGATCTCGGGGTCGGGAAGAGGGAGCATCGTGCCGAGCACTTCAAGATCGGTGGGCAGCTGAGGGCAGGGCAGCTCAGGCTCCTGTCCGGGCATCGCATCAGGGAAAGCGACATCGGTGACGCGGGTGTCCCGGTGATCGGCCGGGAGGAGATGCTGGGCGCCCTGCCGATCGGGGAGCGACGGATCATGCTGGAGGATCTCGCCGCCTATCCACAGAGCCTGATGACCGAGCAGGGCGACGTCTTTCTGCTCACCGAGCACGGTGTGCGCACGCAGGTGGACGACGCGGGCGGCTGTGTGTTGCTGGCGCCGGTGCAGGGGCTGCGGATCGCTGCTTACCGGAAGTATCTGATGGACCTGGCGGAGGGTGAGACGGTCCGTCCGGAGCGCCTGTGGATGCGCCCTCATGCGCTGGCCCGCCTGCTGGCCGCACCTCGCAACCAGCAGCGCGGCAGCGGATCGCTCGTACGGCGGGTGAGCGTGAAGGACATGGACCTGCCGCAGCTGCCGGTGGAGGAGATCGCCGACCTCGAAGCCGTCCTGGCCGAAACGGAACGTCACCGTACCGAGGTACGGCGGCAGCTGACGGCGCTGGACATGCTGGCCGAGCGGCTGGCGGCGGGTGTCGCGGACGGCGACCTTCGACTGCGCAAGCGGTCCGATCCGGGACCCCGGGTCTGA
- a CDS encoding HsdM family class I SAM-dependent methyltransferase yields MNHERDECPVPPRKKTEPADMKQILWQAADKLRGSLDAAAYKHFVLGLVFLKYVSAAMSEKRAQLEAELREEGGWSEEDILVTLEERREYTGAGIFYVPQTARWEAVLERAGTTVEGQTVGEAIDAAMLAIEAQNPALKKTLPKIYASGRVDEERLVGLIRLLDRLAFQEQLGDDGRRKGARDIMGEVYEYFLAEFALKEGRKGGEYFTPESVVQLLVEVLEPQPGERVYDPACGSGGMFVQAEKFIESHGGNPLNVAVYGQELNQTTWQLAHMNLAIHGVEANLGDEPADTFRNDQHPALKADVVMANPPFNISDWGGEMLGMDRRWVYGAPPVGNANYAWLQHMISKLAPSGRAGVVLANGSMSSKQSGEGDIRRGMVEDDLVMCMIALPGQLFRSTQIPACLWFLAEGKGRHSEWVRGRKGEVLFIDAREFGVMKNRTLKELTQEEIVGRIGDVVRAWRGAEGAGAYEDVPGFCASVGLGTVAEHDFVLTPGRYVGTTEVEVDPEAEPVEAKIARLSALLREQFAESERLAKIVDEQLGRV; encoded by the coding sequence GTGAACCACGAGAGAGACGAGTGCCCCGTGCCACCCCGTAAGAAGACCGAACCCGCCGACATGAAGCAGATCCTTTGGCAGGCCGCGGACAAGCTGCGCGGAAGCCTGGACGCCGCCGCCTACAAGCACTTCGTACTGGGCCTCGTGTTCCTCAAATACGTCTCGGCCGCGATGAGCGAGAAGCGCGCCCAGCTGGAGGCAGAGCTGCGGGAGGAGGGCGGCTGGAGCGAGGAGGACATCCTCGTCACGCTGGAGGAGCGGCGCGAGTACACGGGCGCCGGCATCTTCTACGTACCCCAGACCGCACGCTGGGAGGCTGTGCTCGAACGGGCCGGCACGACCGTGGAGGGCCAGACCGTCGGCGAGGCGATCGACGCGGCGATGCTGGCGATCGAGGCGCAGAACCCGGCGCTGAAGAAGACCCTGCCCAAGATCTACGCCAGCGGCCGGGTCGATGAGGAACGTCTCGTCGGACTGATCAGGCTGCTGGACCGGCTCGCCTTCCAGGAACAGCTCGGTGACGACGGCCGCCGCAAGGGCGCGCGGGACATCATGGGGGAGGTGTACGAGTACTTCCTGGCCGAGTTCGCGCTCAAGGAGGGCCGCAAGGGCGGGGAGTACTTCACCCCGGAGAGCGTGGTGCAGCTCTTGGTGGAGGTCCTGGAGCCGCAGCCGGGCGAGCGGGTCTACGACCCGGCGTGCGGGTCGGGCGGCATGTTCGTGCAGGCGGAGAAGTTCATCGAGTCGCACGGCGGCAACCCGCTGAACGTCGCGGTGTACGGCCAGGAACTCAACCAGACCACCTGGCAGCTGGCCCATATGAACCTGGCCATCCACGGAGTCGAGGCCAACCTCGGGGACGAGCCGGCCGACACCTTCCGCAACGACCAGCACCCGGCGCTCAAGGCGGATGTGGTGATGGCCAACCCGCCGTTCAACATCTCCGACTGGGGTGGGGAGATGCTCGGCATGGACCGGCGGTGGGTGTACGGGGCTCCGCCCGTCGGCAACGCGAACTACGCGTGGCTCCAGCACATGATCAGCAAACTCGCGCCGAGCGGCCGGGCGGGCGTGGTCCTGGCCAACGGCTCGATGAGCAGTAAGCAGTCCGGCGAAGGTGACATCCGCCGGGGCATGGTCGAGGACGACCTGGTGATGTGCATGATCGCCCTGCCGGGACAGCTCTTCCGGTCGACCCAGATCCCGGCGTGCCTGTGGTTCCTCGCGGAGGGTAAGGGGCGGCACTCGGAGTGGGTGCGGGGGCGTAAGGGCGAGGTTCTGTTCATCGATGCGCGCGAGTTCGGCGTGATGAAGAACCGGACTCTCAAGGAGCTGACTCAGGAGGAGATCGTCGGCCGCATCGGGGATGTGGTGCGGGCGTGGCGGGGCGCGGAGGGGGCGGGGGCGTACGAGGACGTGCCCGGTTTCTGCGCGAGTGTGGGCCTGGGGACGGTTGCCGAGCACGACTTCGTGCTGACGCCGGGGCGGTACGTGGGTACGACGGAGGTAGAGGTCGATCCGGAGGCGGAGCCGGTGGAGGCGAAGATCGCGCGGCTTTCGGCGTTGTTGCGGGAGCAGTTCGCGGAGTCGGAGCGGTTGGCGAAGATTGTAGATGAGCAGCTGGGGAGGGTGTGA
- a CDS encoding restriction endonuclease subunit S → MGEFSFVPFGSLAAAARGAFAMGPFGSKITKENYTTVGVPVVRGVNLAKGIFVDEEFVYISHEKADDLASANVQPGDLIFTHRGTIGQVSMIPRNPRFSRYVIGSSQVKSRLDESRGCPEFYYYWFKSQYGKSSILAHASTVGVPGISTPLTSIKGLNVPYPPFGEQRAIAEVLGALDHKIALNEGIRNTCLSLAAACYEDAEKGSASEVLGDLAKLFDGPHATPQKTPTGPWFLSISSLKKGYLDLAESAHLSEGDFPRWTRRVQPQGGDVLFSYETRLGDAALMPPEVRGGLGRRMALLRSKTPSVSGTLLLHAYLAPSFQEEIKRRTIHGATVDRLPLKEMPGWRIRLPVVGERERLSAELDALHATVMQTANENRTLADLRDTLLPQLVTGKLRVKDATRVVEGAV, encoded by the coding sequence ATGGGGGAGTTCAGCTTCGTTCCCTTCGGCTCGTTGGCCGCTGCTGCACGGGGAGCTTTCGCTATGGGGCCATTCGGTTCGAAGATCACAAAAGAAAATTACACCACGGTCGGTGTGCCGGTGGTGCGAGGTGTAAATCTCGCGAAAGGCATCTTCGTTGATGAAGAGTTCGTCTATATCTCACATGAGAAGGCTGATGATCTGGCGTCGGCGAATGTTCAACCCGGCGATCTGATTTTCACGCACAGGGGAACAATTGGGCAAGTTTCGATGATCCCGCGCAATCCGCGATTTTCGCGATATGTGATCGGATCGAGTCAAGTGAAGTCTCGCTTGGATGAAAGTCGAGGATGTCCAGAATTCTATTACTACTGGTTTAAGTCTCAGTATGGAAAAAGTAGCATTCTGGCGCACGCGTCGACAGTTGGGGTTCCGGGTATTTCAACTCCTCTAACCTCGATCAAAGGTTTGAATGTCCCGTATCCGCCTTTCGGTGAGCAGCGAGCGATTGCCGAGGTGCTCGGCGCGCTGGACCACAAGATTGCCCTCAATGAGGGCATCCGGAACACCTGCCTGAGCCTCGCCGCAGCCTGCTACGAAGATGCAGAAAAAGGCAGTGCATCGGAGGTGCTCGGCGACCTGGCCAAACTCTTCGATGGTCCGCATGCAACCCCTCAGAAGACGCCAACCGGCCCCTGGTTTCTCAGCATCAGCAGCCTTAAGAAGGGCTACTTGGATCTGGCTGAGTCCGCTCATCTCTCAGAGGGTGACTTTCCTCGCTGGACTCGTCGCGTGCAGCCGCAAGGGGGAGACGTGCTCTTCTCCTACGAAACGCGCCTTGGCGATGCGGCTCTCATGCCGCCGGAAGTTAGGGGAGGCCTCGGGCGTCGTATGGCACTTCTGCGCAGCAAAACGCCGTCGGTCAGTGGCACGTTGCTCCTCCATGCGTACTTGGCGCCCTCGTTCCAGGAGGAGATCAAGCGGCGCACGATTCACGGCGCAACCGTCGATCGGCTGCCGCTCAAGGAAATGCCCGGCTGGCGAATTCGTCTACCTGTCGTCGGTGAACGTGAACGGCTGTCGGCGGAACTCGACGCGCTGCACGCCACCGTAATGCAGACTGCCAACGAAAACCGCACCCTCGCCGACCTCCGCGACACCCTCCTCCCTCAGCTCGTCACCGGAAAGCTCCGTGTCAAGGACGCGACCCGCGTCGTAGAGGGGGCCGTATGA